The following is a genomic window from Amycolatopsis sp. BJA-103.
CGCCGCGAAGTCCGCGCTGAACGTCCACGAAACCCCGGTCTGGGCCGCGTTCGTCTCGCATCCGATCGGTGAGCTGCTGCCCGCCAGCCCGAACCTGGTCTCGGTGTTCGCGTTCGTCAAGCTGATGAGCGCCACGATCTGGCTCATCGTCATCGCGCGCACGATGACCATGGGTATCGCCTGGCACCGGTTCAGCGCCTTCTTCAACATCTACTTCAAGCGCGAGGCCGACGGCGGCGTCGCGCTCGGCGCGCTCAAGCCGATGATGAGCAACGGCAAGGTGCTCGACCTCGAAGAGGCAGACCCGGACGAAGACACCTTCGGCGTCGGCAAGGTCGAAGACTTCAGCTGGAAGGGCTGGCTGGACTTCTCGACCTGTACCGAATGCGGCCGCTGCCAGTCGCAGTGCCCCGCGTGGAACACCGGCAAGCCGCTTTCGCCGAAGCTGCTCATCACGCAGCTTCGCGACCACGCCTACGCGAAGGCGCCGTACCTGCTCGCGGGCGGCAAGCGCGACATGGCGGGCGACGAGGTCGGCTTGTCCGGGGACGACATGTACGCGGGCATCGACGTCCTCGCGATCGCCGAGTCCCAGAAGGCGCTCATCGGCGACGACGGCGGCATCATCGACCCCGAGGTGCTGTGGTCCTGCACCTCCTGCGGCGCTTGCGTCGAGCAGTGCCCGGTGGACATCGAGCACGTCGACCACATCGTCGACATGCGCCGCTACCAGGTGATGATCGAGTCCGCGTTCCCCAGCGAGCTCAACGGGATGTTCAAGAACCTGGAGAACAAGGGCAACCCGTGGGGCCAGAACGCCAAGGACCGGCTCGCCTGGACCGAGGACCTGGAGTTCGAGGTGCCGGTGTTCGACGGCGACCTCGGCGAGGCCGAGTACCTCTTCTGGGTCGGCTGCGCCGGCGCGTTCGAGGACCGCGCGAAGAAGACCACGCGGGCCGTCGCGGAGCTGCTGCACATCGCGGGCGTCAAGTACACGGTGCTCGGCTCGGAGGAGTCCTGCACCGGTGACCCGGCCCGCCGCGCGGGCAACGAGTTCCTGTTCCAGATGCTGGCGCAGCAGAACGTCGAGATCCTGAACTCGGTCTTCGAGGGTCGCGAACGCAAGGCACGCAAGGTGGTCGTCACCTGTGCCCACTGCTTCAACACCCTCGCGAACGAGTACCCGGAACTGGGCGGCCAGTTCGACGTCGTGCACCACACGCAGCTGCTCAACCGCCTGGTGCGGGAAAAGCACCTGACCCCGGTGGCCCCGGTCGCCGAGGACGTCACCTATCACGACCCGTGCTACCTGGGCCGCCACAACAAGGTCTACGACGCTCCCCGCGAGCTCGTCGGGGCCACCGGCGCGACCCTGCGGGAAATGCCGCGGCATGGCGACCGGTCGATGTGCTGTGGCGCCGGTGGCGCGCGGATGTGGATGGAAGAGAAGATCGGCAAGCGGATCAACGTCGAGCGCGTGGACGAGGCGCTCGGCACCGCGCCGTCGAAGATCGCGACCGGCTGCCCGTTCTGCAAGGTGATGCTCAATGACGGCCTCACCGCGCGGCAGAGCGACGGCCAGGCGAGCGAAAAGGTCGAGATCGTCGACGTCGCGCAGCTGCTGCTGACCGCCGTCAAGCGCAAGCCGGAACCGCAGCTGGTCCCGGCGGGAGCGCCGTCCTTGGACGCCGTCCCAGATGCTGAACTCGACGAGAAGGCCGAAGCGCCTGCCAGCGAAACGCCGCCTTCGGAGGAAGACAAGTAGAACCTCGAGGCCGGAGGGGACATTCTCTCGCACATAATGCGAGAGAATGTCCCCTCTTGTTTTATCCCGTCCGGACCATTCCGTCCCGTTACCCGTTCGGCGGTACACGGCAACGATAAGCTGGCGTTTCCTCGTTGCCGTTGTCGTCTGCGAGGTTTCTTTAGGCGGCACGGCTCTGGGTCTGAAAAAAAGGGGCGAGGAAATCAATGGGCAACCGGCACGAACTCCGTCAGCGCAAGGAACACCGCCTCGCGACGCCGGGATCGTCGACCCTTCGCCCGATGGCCCGCCTCCCGTCGGCCGCGGCACTCGCCCGGATGGCGCAGGAAGCGACCATCCCCAGCATCCCGGCCGCCCGGCGGCCGCCGCGGCAGGAACGGCAACGCACGCGCGTCCGCCCGTACGTTCGCACGGGCGGACGCACGCAGTCCAAGCGGAACTTCGCCATCGAAGCGATGATTTCCGTCCGGAACGACGCGCCTTGGAGCGCTCCGGGGTTCAGCGTCGAATTCCATTCGGTCCGATCACTGTGCCGCCGTCCGACTTCCGTCGCGGAAGTGGCCGCGTCACTAAGCGTTCCACTCGGCGTTGCAAAGGTCCTTTTGGGTGACATGGCCGAACTCGGCTTGGTTACCGTTCATGAAACGCAAGCTGAATTCGACGGTCATCCGGCACTCGCCTTGATGGAACGCGTGCTGCAGGGTTTGCGTCGTCTGTGAGATCGGCGCACTCGCACTACGCTACGCAAGGTGAGTGAAGAATCCGGCGACGAAAGCACCTTGACCGTAGTGCTGGCGGGTGGGGTGAACCTCGCCATCGCGGTGCTGAAACTGATCGCCGGGATCATCACCGGCTCCGGTGCGATGCTGTCCGAAGCCGCGCACTC
Proteins encoded in this region:
- a CDS encoding (Fe-S)-binding protein, which codes for MGAVQLTLGGIAVLLGVVAWGMFFATIARFVRVIRLGQPDSTRNGPFMPRMKTLIKEFAAHTRMNKVKSVGPAHWLVMWGFLIGSLALFEAYGEVFVPTWGWPILDDWSLFQLLMELLGVGTIVGILVLIWVRQKNHPRRADRQSRFQGSNFKWAYFIEAVVLIEGIGIIGVRAAKSALNVHETPVWAAFVSHPIGELLPASPNLVSVFAFVKLMSATIWLIVIARTMTMGIAWHRFSAFFNIYFKREADGGVALGALKPMMSNGKVLDLEEADPDEDTFGVGKVEDFSWKGWLDFSTCTECGRCQSQCPAWNTGKPLSPKLLITQLRDHAYAKAPYLLAGGKRDMAGDEVGLSGDDMYAGIDVLAIAESQKALIGDDGGIIDPEVLWSCTSCGACVEQCPVDIEHVDHIVDMRRYQVMIESAFPSELNGMFKNLENKGNPWGQNAKDRLAWTEDLEFEVPVFDGDLGEAEYLFWVGCAGAFEDRAKKTTRAVAELLHIAGVKYTVLGSEESCTGDPARRAGNEFLFQMLAQQNVEILNSVFEGRERKARKVVVTCAHCFNTLANEYPELGGQFDVVHHTQLLNRLVREKHLTPVAPVAEDVTYHDPCYLGRHNKVYDAPRELVGATGATLREMPRHGDRSMCCGAGGARMWMEEKIGKRINVERVDEALGTAPSKIATGCPFCKVMLNDGLTARQSDGQASEKVEIVDVAQLLLTAVKRKPEPQLVPAGAPSLDAVPDAELDEKAEAPASETPPSEEDK
- a CDS encoding DUF742 domain-containing protein; the encoded protein is MARLPSAAALARMAQEATIPSIPAARRPPRQERQRTRVRPYVRTGGRTQSKRNFAIEAMISVRNDAPWSAPGFSVEFHSVRSLCRRPTSVAEVAASLSVPLGVAKVLLGDMAELGLVTVHETQAEFDGHPALALMERVLQGLRRL